The region ATATGTCGTATGAGTATGTGGTTGTAAACATTATTCAAAAAGTGGCTGTCATTGAATTTAATTACGCACGCAAGCTTAACGCGCTCAGTAAAGTATTTATCGATGATTTGATGCGGGCGCTGGAGGACCTTAACAAGCCGGAGATCCGTTGCGTGATCCTGCGTGCGCCGCACGGTGCGAAAGTCTTCTCCGCCGGGCATGATATCCACGAATTGCCTTCGGGGCGGCGCGATCCTCTCTCTTATGACGACCCGCTGCGCCAGATCACCCGTATGATCCAAAAATATCCGAAGCCCGTGATCTCCATGGTGGAAGGAAGTGTCTGGGGAGGGGCGTTTGAAATGATCATGAGTTCCGATTTGATCATTGCCGCCAGCTCTTCAACTTTCTCTATGACGCCCGTTAATCTCGGCGTTCCTTATAACCTGGTCGGCATTCATAACCTGACGCGAGACGCCGGGTTCCATATCGTTAAAGAGCTGATTTTCACTGCGGCCCCCATCACGGCGCAGCGGGCGCGGGAAGTTGGCATTCTGAATCATGTTGTTGACGCCAGCGATCTGGAAGATTTCACCTTGCAGATGGCGCACCAGATCTCGGAAAAAGCACCGCTTGCTATTGCGGTAATTAAAGAAGAGCTACGCGTGCTTGGTGAAGCACACACCATGAATTCGGATGAGTTTGAGCGTATTCAGGGGATGCGTCGCGCAGTTTATGACAGCCGGGATTATCAGGAAGGAATGAGCGCGTTTATGGAAAAACGCAAACCGAACTTCCTTGGACGCTAATTAACGGAGACGATAATGAAACAATCATGGCCCCGGCTGAGCGCCGACGAAGCGGCAGAACTCATCCACCACGATGACATGGTTGCTTTCAGTGGTTTTACTGCCGCAGGTTCGCCCAAAGCGCTTCCCGCCTCCATCGCTCGGCGAGCACGGGAGCTGCATCAAATGCAGCAACCGTTTCAAATCCGTTTGCTCACTGGCGCGTCTATTAGCGCGGCGGCTGATAATGCCTTATCGGAGGCGGAAGCGGTTAGCTGGCGCGCGCCATATCAATCTGCGGCGGGAATGCGGCAAAAAATTAACCAGGGGCAGGTTAAGTTTGTTGATCTGCATTTGAGTGAAGTTGCGCAGATGGTGAACTACGGCTTCTTTGGCGAGATTGATATCGCCGTGATCGAAGCCTCGGCGTTGACATCTGATGGCAAAATCTGGCTTTCCAGTGGGATTGGCAACGCGCCGACCTGGTTGTGCAAAGCAAAAAAAATCATCATTGAGCTTAATCACTACCACAGCCCGCGGGTGGCTGAATTTGCCGATATCGCTACGCCCGGCGCACCGCCGTATCGCCACAGTGTCGCTATTTTTAGCGCATTGGACAGGATTGGCTTGCACTATGTGCAGGTGGAACCTCAAAAGATTGTGGCGGTGGTGGACACCGAATTACCGGATGCCGGTAACGTGCTGGATGGCGCGAAACCTGTCTGCCAGCAAATTGCCGACAATGTTGTGACGTTCCTGCTCCATGAAATGGCACAGGGGCGTATTCCGCGCGAATTTCTGCCGTTACAAAGCGGTGTAGGCAATATCAATAATGCCGTGATGGCGCGTCTCGGTAAAAGCCCGGACATCCCTGCGTTTATGATGTATTCCGAAGTGTTGCAGGAGTCGGTAGCGCATTTACTTGCCGCAGGAAAAATCCTCGGTGTTAGCGCATCCAGCCTGACCGTTTCCGACAATACGCTGCGCAACATTTACGACAATATGGATTTTTTCGCCGGGCGTATCGTTTTGCGACCACAGGAGATTTCCAATAACCCGGAAATCATCCGCCGTCTTGGAGTAATAGCGCTGAATGTCGGGCTGGAATTTGATATTTACGGACACGCCAATTCAACGCATGTCGCGGGCGCTAACCTGATGAATGGTATTGGTGGCAGTGGAGACTTCGAGCGTAATGCCTATTTGTCGGTATTTATGGCTCCCTCGATTGCTAAAGAGGGAAAAATTTCTTCCATTGTGCCGATGTGCAGCCATGTTGATCACAGCGAGCATAGCGTCAAAGTGATCATTACGGAGCAGGGTTTCGCCGATCTGCGCGGGTTGTCGCCAATTGAGCGTGCCCGCACCATTATTGATAACTGCGCACACCCACTCTATCGGGATTACCTTCATCATTACCTGGAAACGGCTCCCGGCGGGCATCTTCATCACGATCTTAGCCGCGTATTCGAATTGCACACGAATTTACTGAACACAGGATCGATGCTCGGCTAAACCGGACGAATCGTCGCGATCGTCATTAATACACTGACAGACTTCGGCGGTATGACGATGGTTTTTCAGTGAATAGAGATATTCCTGCATATACATCGGTCCGTTTGGCGCATCGAAATATCGCAGTGTAGTGGGGTTAACCAGATGCCAGGCGAAATAGGGGATCACGGTAAGAAACTGCCCGCGTTCCACCGCGCTGATTTTCGCCATAAAACTGTAGGCCCGGTAGATAACGGTTGGGTGGATCCCACAAGGGCGCATGTGAGAATCGAGCATGGCTTCAAAATTCGCGCGGTTCTGAAAACGCATCTGCAACCACGGGAGTTCTCGCAGCAACTCCTGCGGCTGTTTTTGCTCGTAGCGGCGGGAAACTAAAAAACCCAGACGCAGCGGAGGTAACTCGGTAGCCGTGAGGTTCTCCAGCCCCAGAACACGCGGGGAAACCTGCTGGGGAGAAATAATAAAATCAAGCTGGTGGCCAAGCAGGTCGTCAATCACGCCGTTGTCACTGAATTCGATGGCCTGGGTGCTGATATTGTCATATTTATCGCCCAGGCTTAACAGTTGATCGAAAATGATGGTGGGATAGGTATTGTCGACGCCAATAACGATTTTGTGCGAGCGCAGGGCGGAAGAGTGAAGTTCATTTTCAATTGCCGATAAGCGCTCATAAACCGGGAACAGTTTCTGATAAAGTTCCTGCCCGGCTTTATTCAAACGTATACTGTTATCTTTGCGGGTAAAGAGCGGATAACCAATCTGTTCTTCCAGCAAGACAATACTTTTGCCAAACGGCGACGCAGTCATGTGTATTTTTTCTGCCGCTCTGGCGATGCTTTTCGTCTGCGCCAGTAAAATGAAATTGCGCATTCTTTTGGAAATAAAAATAGAGTTGCTCATCTGAAAATCCCTCTCTGACTAAATAACCGATGCGTATGGCCATCCGTGCCATCATTAGCATGCTATTTATTGCTGTCAGCAATGGTATAACACTGCTGTCTGGCTCGAACCAGAGGCATCAATACAGAGTGGAAGAAAAGCCGCAGTTATTTGCGGCTTTTTCAGATTATTTCTTCAACAGTCGTGGCAGCTGGTTTTCCAGCTCAAGCAGACACGCATCCATCATTTTCTGCGTTTCTTGCGTCACTTTTTGGTAATTATTTGCCCGCCAGTCGGCCAGCGGCGCGGTTTTCGCCGTTGGTGCACATTCCGCTTTTACAAACGTGCTCAACATATTGCCATCTTCTGCACGTTTATAGAACAACACGCGGTAGGCCAGATCATAATTACTGTTTCCCGCAGACATATCTGTGTAGACCAGCGACCACTGTGCTGCTGCGATATACAGCGGCTGTTTGTAGACATAATTACCGCCCTGTTTATCGAGCCATTCGCGAATTTTCACTTCGGCTTTTGGGCTTAAATAGCGCGATGTCGGTTCCGGCATAGAATCTATCGCGTTGCCTTTGTAGCTATTTTTATCAAAGGCATCGCCACTGCCCGCGCCGCCGCCAAGCGCGGCGCTGAGTAACGAAAGCCCCATACCGGCGCCAGCATGGGCAGGGCTCACTTCACGCAGTTTTACATCAGGGTAGCGATTGTTATTCATTTCAGGCGGGCTAAAAATGGTGGCAACCTCAAGCGTTGTACCGTTGGTGGCCTTTACCGGGTGCGTACTGGTTCCCGCACATCCGGCCAGCAGGGCGACAGAGAGTGCACTGAGCGCTAATGCTTTAATTTTCACTTTTTTTCCTTCTTTTTTCTGTTTACAACGTTTTATCCGGCGGAGCGGTTCTTTCAGTGAACACGCCGGTAGCCTGACTTTGAGCAGAAAGTGGTTAATAAAGATAACGGTCTGATTTAAATAAGCTTTAGCGGGGATTTAGCACTGAATTTTCATCTTTATTGGTGCAAATCAAGGAATCTATGAGTGCTTTCGTGTGGGGAAGATCATGGCAAATTACGTGGTCAGCGTTTCAGACCAGGCTGTCGCGGCAAATTTTTTTCCGGTGGAACAAGGCCTGAATGCTTTTAATGATGAGATCACCGGTATCAGCGATCGTAAGCCTTTGAGCGTATTGGTTAAAGATGCGAATACTGGTGAAGTGATTGGCGGGATGATTGGTCGTACGTCACTGGGACTGCTGTTTATTGATCTGGTTTATCTTCCGCCAGTACTTCGTGGGCAGCGTTTAGGCGAAACACTACTACGGCAGTTCGAAGAGGAAGGGAGAAAGCGCGGCTGTATCTCTGGTTTTCTTTACACCATCAGTTTCCAGGCCCCTGAGTTTTATAAAAAAAATGGTTGGCAAGAGTTTGGCCGGATTGATTGCCTGCCTGAGGGAACCAGCCGGATTTTTTTGCGCAAACAGCTTTAAGAAGCTCAGCGGAGCCGCCTTTCCGTCATCACGGGCATTTGCTGAATGCCCGTGCAATTACCCTCACACTCATGCAGGTTTGTACAAACTCTGCTCGTATGTTCCGCTTTAGGTCTATTTATTAAGAAAACATTAGTTTGCGTTTTATTTAAGTATTGTTTTTGGGATACGGGTAACAAATTTTTATTAAGTATCATTGAAATGTTTGTGGCAAAGTTTCATGTAAAATGTATTATTGATTATGGGTGCTACAGTAAATTCTTATATTCTTTTGTGACGCAATGAATAAATCTTATATTTCTGAACTGCAAAAGATGTCTCTGGTATTATTTTTAGCGAACAGGGGCGTCTGCAATATATTCGCTGATAATGAAGGAGATAAGCATACTTACAGCAGCTCTCCTTTCACAAAAGCGTGGTTTTTGGATCATACTCACCGGATACACGTCCGTCATTTTGGCCGCATATGGCGGCTGCTAAAAAAGCGTGACAAGGAGGCGACAAGCCGCACAGCACTTGAAGCCTACTCGCTTTATGTCAGTGACTGCCTGCTGGAGTTACAGTCTGCTCCGGTGTTGACGCTGGTTCAGGGCTGGGTGTTAATCGAGGCTTATGAGAAGTGTCTGGCCTGTAGTGATGGGTGCGAACCTGCATGCTGTTTTGGCGAGCAATCCGCGCCTTCTTTACTGGAAAAATATATATATCAGTTGTGTTTCGAACCTGATTTGCAATTAGAGTCCGGTTTATTAAAGCAAGCCTGTTTAGCGAGTCGGAATAATTCTTGTTTATTAAATAAAACGCAACAGCTTAGTGATTAATTCTTGATGGCCTTTATATAGATAAAGGATTTAAATTCAACATTCTTTTACTCTGCTGTATGTCAATGTTCCCGGTAAAATATTTCCGCCCGTCGCAAAAAATACATGTATAACTCTGCAAGGGATTGCACGGTTATCGGGGCACTGATCACACATCCATGATTATCATCACAGTTCCCGTTTTGAAGGCTTGAGCCGCCTCGTCTGATTCGTTATAAGGGTTCCCGGGACGTAATCAGTAGAGAACTGAGCGAAACCTGATTCCATTGTTGCCTTGCGTGGCGGCAATGGAGTCAGGTTTTTTTTTGCTTTTTATCCGGGCGCACGCTTTTGGAAAAACATCAGGATTAAACAGTGAGAAAGCTGAAATGAAAGTAGAAAAAATACTCAGCAACAACGCTGTCCTGCTCATGAATGCAAAGCATGAAGAGATCGTAGCCATTGGGCGGGGCATTGGTTTTGGCAAAAGACCGGGTGATAAGGTCGACCGCAGCCAGATTGAAAGCCAGTTCGTCAAAAAGTCGGAAGGGCTGGCGGACGTCCTTTCGCAACTGCTGGCGGAAATTCCTCCCCCTTACCTGGCTGTCACGCAGCAGATCATTGCGCTGGCTCAGCAGCGGCTGGCGATCACTGTGCAGGACACGCTGTTCCTGGCGTTAAGCGATCATTTAAATTTTGCCATCCAGCGGCAAGCCAACGGGCTGGTGATTAAGAACTTTTTACTGTGGGACATTAAACGTTTTTATGCCCAGGAATATGCGGTGGGGCTTGAGGCACTGCAGCTTATCAACAGTAAACTCGGCATTAGCCTGCCGGAGGATGAAGCCGGGTTTATCGCCCTGCATCTGGCGAATGCTAAAAATAACAGCGACATGCAAAGCACCATGCAGAGTGCCACCATCATTAAAGATGTGCTGACAATCCTGAAATACGATCTGCACCTGACCTATGACGAAGAATCGCTAAATTATCAGCGCCTTATCACACACCTCAAATTTTTCGCACTGCGTTTGCTGAACCGCAATACCGTTGCGCACGGTGACGACAGCATCTATCAGGGGATCACCGGCATGATGCCGACCGCCTATGCCTGTGCGATGAAAGTTAATGATTATGTTGAGAAAAATTACCAGTGCCAGCTCACCACCGACGAAGTGATGTTCCTGACGATCCATATCAATCGGCTGAGCGGTGGTTAACGGCGGCAAGAAAAAGGAGATAGTAACGATGCAAATGAGATTTCCCGAAGGTTTTCTGTGGGGCGGTTCAGTTGCCGCAAACCAGGTCGAAGGCGCGTGGAACGAGGGAGGAAAAGGCGTTTCCACTTCCGATCTGCAACCGCAGGGAATACACGGCAATGTCGTTGAGCGTGACGCGAACAGCACCGGTATCAAAGATGTAGCCATCGATTTTTACCACCGCTACCCGGAAGATATTCAGTTATTTGCTGAGATGGGTTTTAACGTGCTGCGCACTTCGATTGCCTGGACGCGCATCTACCCGAATGGCGATGAAAGCGAGCCAAACGAAGAGGGGCTGGCTTTTTATGACCGACTGTTTGATGAAATGGCCCGCTATGGCATCCAGCCGTTAATCACGCTTTCACACTATGAAATGCCTTACGGGTTGGTGAAAAACTATGACGGCTGGAGCAGCCGGAAGGTGATTGACTTGTTCGAGCGCTACGCGCGCACGGTCTTTACCCGCTATCGCGATAAAGTGAAATACTGGCTGACGTTTAACGAAATCAACATGGCATTGCACGCGCCGTTTACCGGCGTTGGGCTTGCGGGTGAGCGAAGTAAGCAGGAAATTTATCAGGCCATTCATCATCAGCTGGTGGCAAGCGCCCGCGCGGTAAAAGCCTGCCATGAAATCATTCCGGATGCCAAAATCGGCAGCATGTTGCTGGGTGGCATTCGTTACCCGATCACCTGCAAACCGGAAGATGTATTGCAATCGCAGCGCGTAAATCGCGACTGGCTGTTTTTTGGCGATGTTCAGGCGCGTGGTGCTTATCCGGCGTGGATTGGCCGCTTTTTCCGCGAAAATAGCATTTCGCTCAATATCACCGGGCAGGATGAGCTGGATCTGCAAGAGACTGTCGATTTCATCTCGTTCAGTTATTACATGAGCGGTTGCGCCGCCGCACAGCCGGAGCTGTATCAAAGCTCGCGCACCAATATCATGCGCATGATCCCCAACCCGCACCTTGAAAGCTCCGAGTGGGGCTGGCAGATAGACCCGCAAGGGCTGCGTTTTTTACTCAATGAGCTGCACGATCGTTACCAGAAACCGCTGTTTATTGTGGAGAACGGGCTGGGGGCGAAAGATGTTCCCGCCGAGGATGGCTCAATTGAAGATGATTACCGCATCCAGTATTTGCAGGCGCATTTGGTGCAGGTCAGAGAGGCGATTGAAGATGGCGTGGAACTGCTGGGGTATACCAGTTGGGGACCGATTGATCTGGTCAGTGCCGGTACCGCGCAGATGTCGAAACGCTATGGCTTTATCTATGTGGATCGCGATGATGCCGGGAATGGCACGCTGGCGCGTCGGCGCAAGAAAAGCTTCTTCTGGTATCGTGATGTGATCAGCAGTAATGGGGCAACCTTAGCGCCGTAATGTGAGCGCAAGAGATGCCGGATGTGGCTTACGCCCATCCGGCATTTGTCGTTTATGACGTCCCGCTGACAATCGCGCAGCGCCAGGCGAAAAGGGACGGCAAGCCGCCATTCTGCACCTGCTAAATGATGTGGAACGGCGTAGCGGTTTTTGGTTTTTTGTTTATGGTGCGGTAACGCTGGCATCGGGTAAGTCGCTTTGCCCGGGTGTCAGTTGCGGGGCGAAATAGATCCCCGTGCTGGCCGTACCAGGGGAGAGCGCCAGTAACATGCTTAATCGCGTTTTTGTAAGTGACCTGTTTTTTCCCCTCTTAAAAATCTGCTTCCCGTCGCTCCGCCAGGCAACAGAAAGCAGGTTTCGCCAAAGGTGATGTAGCATGCTGTGGGCATGATTATAAAAAGAGTCGTTCAGCCAGGCCGCCCATAATAGTGATAAATGTTACCGGGGGGCTGTATTTGCCTGCCTGCTCAATTCCATGGCAACGCTATTTGCGTGATGATTTTCACAAATTGGTTATTTGCGGTGGTAATTGCCTGCGCGGCTTGTTAGAAAGAGGGCGTTAGTTAAGGACGTCACCAGAGAAATTCTGGGCGAGACCTGGATAAAGCAGTGTGTTTACACACTATTTTATCCAGGTTTTTTTTTGCTTTTTTCCAGCTGGCCAGCGGATACAGGCAACACCAGGGTGTCCTGATTATTACTGTCGTTTGTGAAACGGGAAGTCTCATTATGAATAACAAAGTACTGGCAGAAAATATTCTGCAGCTGGTAGGTGGGGAGAGCAACGTTGCGACGCTGGTACATTGCGCGACGCGTTTACGCTTTAAAATCATCGATAACAGCAAAGTGCGGTTGGCAGAGCTCGACGCGCTGGAGGGCGTCATTACCGTGGTGAATGGCTCCGGCCAATTACAGGTGGTGATTGGCAACCGCGTGCCAGACGTATTTCGCGCGTTTGGCGCCATCTCAGGATTACTGGAGGATGATAAAAAGAAACAACCTTCGGAGCCGTCGCAAAATACAGCCTCGCTGTTAGGTCGTTTGATCGATTTGGTCGCCGGGATATTCACGCCATTATTAGGTGCGATGGCCGCAGCCGGTGTGCTAAAAGGCGCGCTGGCGATTGTGCTGGCGGCCGGATGGCTGAGCAATAAAGAGAGCACCTATATTATTTTGCATGCCGCATCCGACAGCCTGTTCTATTTTCTGCCGATGCTGTTAGCCATCACCTCCGCACGTAAATTTGAAACCAATATCTTTGTTGCCGTGTCGATCGCGGGTGCGCTCATTTACCCCAGTATTCAAGGGCTATTTGATGGCGGCCAGCCGGTGAGCTTTTTTGGCCTGCCGGTGGTGATGATGAAATATACCGGTTCGGTGATCCCGATTATTTTCAGCGTCTGGCTGATGTCGATAATTGAGCGCTTTCTCAATCGCCATATTCATGA is a window of Enterobacter sp. R4-368 DNA encoding:
- the scpB gene encoding methylmalonyl-CoA decarboxylase, which produces MSYEYVVVNIIQKVAVIEFNYARKLNALSKVFIDDLMRALEDLNKPEIRCVILRAPHGAKVFSAGHDIHELPSGRRDPLSYDDPLRQITRMIQKYPKPVISMVEGSVWGGAFEMIMSSDLIIAASSSTFSMTPVNLGVPYNLVGIHNLTRDAGFHIVKELIFTAAPITAQRAREVGILNHVVDASDLEDFTLQMAHQISEKAPLAIAVIKEELRVLGEAHTMNSDEFERIQGMRRAVYDSRDYQEGMSAFMEKRKPNFLGR
- a CDS encoding succinate CoA transferase, with the translated sequence MKQSWPRLSADEAAELIHHDDMVAFSGFTAAGSPKALPASIARRARELHQMQQPFQIRLLTGASISAAADNALSEAEAVSWRAPYQSAAGMRQKINQGQVKFVDLHLSEVAQMVNYGFFGEIDIAVIEASALTSDGKIWLSSGIGNAPTWLCKAKKIIIELNHYHSPRVAEFADIATPGAPPYRHSVAIFSALDRIGLHYVQVEPQKIVAVVDTELPDAGNVLDGAKPVCQQIADNVVTFLLHEMAQGRIPREFLPLQSGVGNINNAVMARLGKSPDIPAFMMYSEVLQESVAHLLAAGKILGVSASSLTVSDNTLRNIYDNMDFFAGRIVLRPQEISNNPEIIRRLGVIALNVGLEFDIYGHANSTHVAGANLMNGIGGSGDFERNAYLSVFMAPSIAKEGKISSIVPMCSHVDHSEHSVKVIITEQGFADLRGLSPIERARTIIDNCAHPLYRDYLHHYLETAPGGHLHHDLSRVFELHTNLLNTGSMLG
- a CDS encoding LysR family transcriptional regulator, whose protein sequence is MSNSIFISKRMRNFILLAQTKSIARAAEKIHMTASPFGKSIVLLEEQIGYPLFTRKDNSIRLNKAGQELYQKLFPVYERLSAIENELHSSALRSHKIVIGVDNTYPTIIFDQLLSLGDKYDNISTQAIEFSDNGVIDDLLGHQLDFIISPQQVSPRVLGLENLTATELPPLRLGFLVSRRYEQKQPQELLRELPWLQMRFQNRANFEAMLDSHMRPCGIHPTVIYRAYSFMAKISAVERGQFLTVIPYFAWHLVNPTTLRYFDAPNGPMYMQEYLYSLKNHRHTAEVCQCINDDRDDSSGLAEHRSCVQ
- a CDS encoding GNAT family N-acetyltransferase; this encodes MANYVVSVSDQAVAANFFPVEQGLNAFNDEITGISDRKPLSVLVKDANTGEVIGGMIGRTSLGLLFIDLVYLPPVLRGQRLGETLLRQFEEEGRKRGCISGFLYTISFQAPEFYKKNGWQEFGRIDCLPEGTSRIFLRKQL
- a CDS encoding FlhC family transcriptional regulator, translating into MNKSYISELQKMSLVLFLANRGVCNIFADNEGDKHTYSSSPFTKAWFLDHTHRIHVRHFGRIWRLLKKRDKEATSRTALEAYSLYVSDCLLELQSAPVLTLVQGWVLIEAYEKCLACSDGCEPACCFGEQSAPSLLEKYIYQLCFEPDLQLESGLLKQACLASRNNSCLLNKTQQLSD
- the licT gene encoding BglG family transcription antiterminator LicT, yielding MKVEKILSNNAVLLMNAKHEEIVAIGRGIGFGKRPGDKVDRSQIESQFVKKSEGLADVLSQLLAEIPPPYLAVTQQIIALAQQRLAITVQDTLFLALSDHLNFAIQRQANGLVIKNFLLWDIKRFYAQEYAVGLEALQLINSKLGISLPEDEAGFIALHLANAKNNSDMQSTMQSATIIKDVLTILKYDLHLTYDEESLNYQRLITHLKFFALRLLNRNTVAHGDDSIYQGITGMMPTAYACAMKVNDYVEKNYQCQLTTDEVMFLTIHINRLSGG
- the ascB gene encoding 6-phospho-beta-glucosidase; translated protein: MQMRFPEGFLWGGSVAANQVEGAWNEGGKGVSTSDLQPQGIHGNVVERDANSTGIKDVAIDFYHRYPEDIQLFAEMGFNVLRTSIAWTRIYPNGDESEPNEEGLAFYDRLFDEMARYGIQPLITLSHYEMPYGLVKNYDGWSSRKVIDLFERYARTVFTRYRDKVKYWLTFNEINMALHAPFTGVGLAGERSKQEIYQAIHHQLVASARAVKACHEIIPDAKIGSMLLGGIRYPITCKPEDVLQSQRVNRDWLFFGDVQARGAYPAWIGRFFRENSISLNITGQDELDLQETVDFISFSYYMSGCAAAQPELYQSSRTNIMRMIPNPHLESSEWGWQIDPQGLRFLLNELHDRYQKPLFIVENGLGAKDVPAEDGSIEDDYRIQYLQAHLVQVREAIEDGVELLGYTSWGPIDLVSAGTAQMSKRYGFIYVDRDDAGNGTLARRRKKSFFWYRDVISSNGATLAP